The Notamacropus eugenii isolate mMacEug1 chromosome 4, mMacEug1.pri_v2, whole genome shotgun sequence DNA window CAGTGGCAAGGGGGTCCATCCCTGGGCCGCTCCTTCATTTATGGCTTCACTTTGGTCCAGGGTTCCTTGCAGATCCTACGCAGCGGCATTTATGGCATCTATGTCCAGGTGACTCTGGCCAAATGTATTCAGCCCAGAGGCCAGGGCATTGAACTCAAAGAGGTCATGATCATTGGCATCCTTTCTGCCCAGGGTCGCCATTCCAGCCTCCTTCGAAGACACTTCCAGGGTAGATGCTCGCTGAGTGCCAGCCTCCAAGTTAACCTCAGTTACCAGGACACCCTCTATGTCAATCTCACATATCCCATAGTGCCTTCACCCAATGGTGATGAGACTTTTTTTGGAGCCTCTTGGTTATGTCCACCTCCTCCTGCAGAATACTGATGGTCCTGGGCATTCAGGGCATTGTAACCCAGGCTAGATGAATTCCCTAACAACTGATGCTGAGTAGTGTTTGGTGGTCTAGTAAAGACTAGATTCAGAAGTAGTGTTTCTAGTCTAAATTCCTAGCCTTACTTCTCCTTATGCCCCGAGAGCATCCTAAACTATAGCAAACTTGAACTTCATGCCCTTTCCCAAACTTAGTATTAAATCACCAATCTTTCTGTATTCCTGCAAGCTCTCCCCTGCCTTAAACAGACTTTCTTCTTAGTTCCAACTTTCAGAatacttctcttccttcaaggttcaactcaaaGCACCATCTCCTTTGCAAAACCTTCCCTGATTTTCTCAAGAAACAATCTTTGAGTCATTTCTTGAATCTTTACATATCCAGGATTTGGATTTTGTGCAtggtagggatttaataaatatttaagtgaATAGACAGATTGGGATAAGGCATCTCCTACAGAGATTTAACTATAACTATTTGGTATTTTTTTGTGGCTATGGATTCATTTTGTACCCTTGTAACTGGTGAAAACATTGAATTCCAGGGAGgggagtgatttgcctaaagtatTAGAAGGCTTTCAGCCTGGGGAGGCTGGGACAGAAGAAGTGAGGAGCGGGGGAAGTAGGACTGGAGAATTTGCCAGTGGGAGGATAAAGGATTTGACTGGGTAGTGGATGCAGGGGTAGGCGAATGGAGCAGAGTTGGTAATCTCAGGGTTAAAGAATTAGTCCTCGCAAACATCTTGTCTCCTGCCCCTAGCacacagattctttttttaaaaaattatttagtattttatttttctccaattacatgtaaaaacaatttttaacattcatttttaaaatcttgagttccaaattctctcctttcctctcttcccacccccctccttgagaatgcaagcaattttgtataggttatacatgtatagactTGCAAAACAGttgcatattagtcattttgtaaaagaaaacacagacaaaaaaaaccctcaagaaaaataaagtaaaaagagtatacttccatctgtattcagacaccgttacttctttctctgggaatggatagcattttctgtcataagtccttcagagttatcttggatcCTTGTACttctgagaatagttaagtcatttacAGCTGATGTCTTGCAATATTGCAATTAatgtgttcttctggttctactcatttcactttgcatcagttgatgtgtctttccagatttttctgagatcatactgttcatcatttcttacagcacagtagtattctatcacaatcatataatacaatttgtttagccatttccccaattgatgggcatcccctcaatttccaattccttgccaccagaaaagagaaaaactttttttttaaatctcttttgggatacagacctaatagtggtattgttaggtcaaaggatatgcatggttttaaccctttggacatacttccaaattgtaGAGCAGGGATTCCTAACATTTTTCACTCTTATTGACCCTCTTGGCAGTCTAGTAAAGACTagagatcccttctcagaacgatatttttaaagtcacaattaaacacataagattacaaaagaaactgaaggtctgtgaaaataaagatgcagattttttttccatttaaatttacCACGCCCCTGAGGACCGCAGCAGGTTAAGAACCTTTTCCCTGGAGGGAACAAGAGTGGTATTCTGTTGCTCTCGTTATTCTCTGGGTTTTCCCCtagagaaggaactgaggctcagacaaatCTGGGCTGGCCCCAGGGCAATCTCTCTTCCCCAGTTTGAGTCCTGCCCTGTGAAACCTCATGACACTTTCTGAAACTGCCCTGCCCTGGCGATTCCCAACCATTCTGCTCCTCCACCTGAGCCCTGGACTGTGAGTCATATATGCCTTTGTTCATGGCATCATTTCAAACCATCATCTTCATTGAGACTGTATCATTCTATATCTGGTCCCCAGGGAGTGTGAATAGTTTCTGAGCTACTGCCTATAACTGCACTGATGTAGTCTGGATGTTCAGCAATGGCAACATGACTGACAGGAGGCAGTTCTTGGCCAGAGGCAGGATGTGATGGAGGGGCAGCAGTATCTAAGAGGTTGCTCCTAAGCACCAGGTTTCCAGACATCACCGAGGAAGGGACAAGAGAACTGATGTCCAGAGATTAGGTGCTTTGCTCTACTCATCCTGTAATGCTTCTTATGTAATGTGACTGTTCATTCTGGCTTCTGGCTTCTCTTTCCCAGAAGCTTCCAAATGAACAGTTCCAGAAAAAATGTTTGGGATTTTGTTTGCTGCTCTCATCCCCATAACAGTGCTATTCCATAGGATCCTGTGAAATTAAGGTTGTGAAAACCCTGAGGCAACACGTTCAAACTTAAGCATCGTAGTCAAAGACTTTCATAGGGAAAATGTCTATCTCTGAACAGTTAAatcaatagagaaaaaagagattgaTGAATTGAGCATATAATCAGAAAACCcctcaaaaatcagcaaattAATAACACCTCTCCAAACCACAgaagtagaaattctgaaaaatcaaagagaTATCACTGGAAACAAaaaacctaaacaaaacaaaacaaaatgttgagATGACAAATaaggttgatttttaaaaaaaaaattagtaaaacagacaaatacatagagaattcgtacataaaaaatacaaagaaaagcaaattaataaCATCAAAAAGGAGGAATTCAcaacaaaggaagaagaaacagaggttaggactgagaaaaggtcattggaatTAACCGTTGAAAGACTGTTGTTAACCGTGCAGAGAACACTTTCAGTTGAGTGATGGGGTTTTTAATTGGATTACAAGGGTTTGAGAATTGAGTAGGTGGTAAGGAAGTGGAGGAAACAAATGTAGATGATTTGAAGGAGTACAGtaatgaaagagaggagagagacagaatgataGCTTGAAAGGATTTCCTCTTGTGATGTTCAGCTCAGCAACTCAGAAGTGACAGTGGCTAAGATGGATAGTAGGAAGATCCAGGAGAAAAGAATGGTAACATGCAAATTGTGATAAGACAAGAAGGCAAGAGGGTTAAGGGTAAAGGGCAATGTGTAGTTGATTGGTTAATTACTGAGTCAAGACAGTTAAGGAAAGAAGTTGAGGATTCTTGAAACCTATGCAGGATTTGGAAACGAACTTTGCCAAAAGATCAGCAAAGTTTTAAGGAGGGAAGAGTCTACGTGTATGTATGGACATCTCTTCTCAAATTAAATGTGAGAGGTCTAGACACTTGGATTAAAAATATCAATCAAAAGCATACATTAGGTGCAAATAAATCCTTAATCCAATTTGGAGGTGCTTGGATAATTGAATGAAAAACATATGACATTCCACGGGAAATATTTTGTGATTGGTTGAAGAGAATTAGCCATGTCCTGTGGGGATAGGGATGAAACAGCATGTCAGTTTGGATGTTTCCTCATTCAAACAGCAAGGAGTAGATTGATGGTCAACCATCCAAACTACTCTTGGAAGCAAGGAAGATTGAGTAAGTAGGGgtaagggggagagggaaagttgagttctttcctcttcactttccCCATTGACCAGAGGATGAGCTTATGAGTTTTAAACACTTTTCTATTGGCATTAACTGGCTATGGAACTGGAGTGGCTAAGACACACCTAGAGAACTAAAGACAATAAAGACAGGTGGTCTCAGAATAAGCACACAGACCCCTTTTTCACACACACATCCAAAGCTGCACCTAAGGGGGACTTTCAGAGGACttcatgaaggaagaaaagaaattctagtaACCAGGAGTTATGAGGGTCCCCTGTGACCACCACATGTTCTCTACACCTGTGCCTCACAGGAGCTGAACCAAATTTTCCCATGGACCTATGGGTACTTGTGAGAGATTGTATCTCAGAGATTTGATGTGTGCGTGGGATTGTTTTATAATGCctcttcttttttatatcatattgTTAAGtgctaataaaatattatatataaatataaaatcaatattaaatataaacAAATGATATCCTTTTGTCAAATACCTTTCCTCAAAAGggttttcagttttcctttcacAAAATTTCTGATAAGTTTCCTTCTCTTCAGTCACATAGCCACAGCTGTGGTGGGGAcactcatcacctcatgcctagattatTTCTGATTGACTTTCTTGCCTCGTGTCTCTCCCTACTGCACTCCTTTCTCCATTCAGCTGGCAAAGtcatttttctaaagtgcaggtctgaccatcacacacacataccaggATGAAATGCTATGTTTGTCTTAAAGTGCTTACAACCTTGTTCCCTTTTCCTATCTTCTTAGTctccttatactttactcccttccacatTTTCTGTGGAAGCTAACCTTCTTGTTGTGTTTCACACCATATACTATGTCTCCTCCTTCCTGCATTTTCATGGActatcccctatgcctggaatgctcttcctcctcacttccacctctggGTTCCGCTGGTTTCCTTGAAGACTCAATTTAGATTTAATCTTatgttcttttttgtattttcttttcttgatctctttcccTACTATTTTCCCTCTGCCAGTGCCTTACTGCTGAGTCTGAGAAGACCTTTCATATTCTTTGTATGTATTTGGTATGTACTGTGTAATATTCCCATATTagaatatgaattccttgagagcagggactgtttttgcttttatttgtatctctagcacttagcacaatgcctcacTTAGAGTGTAAATGCTTGTAGACTGACTGACTAGAAACAATTAAGTGTGACTGGTTGGTAATCAATGGGGCATACACCTGATGGGGGCTCATAAGTGGCCTTACTAGAAACTCTAATCCCTCTCTAGAACCCTGAAGGGAGCAATAGTCAGCTACTGTTGGGAAATCCAAAATGCCAATGTGAGCCGGGAGTTCAGAAAGTAAGTCTGATGActatgcaattctgcctcacttaaaaccaatttatgtgcaagtcatgacatcaccccatgatgtctttggtcctctttgaaaaggaagaacaaacaaaagaaaaacaatctcaGAGGGGTTGTTATATTTAAATTCCCTAAATTATTTACATGCTTAAAAGCTGGGGTTGGGATTCTATTCTTACAATAGTAGCTTTGGTATCCAAACCTGCCTGTCAGTCTAGGTTGACAGTGTGATACAATTTAAAGAACCACAGAAACATATCTCCAAATGCTCCAAGTGAAGACCAATCTTCCTATATATTCCTCACACATGGTGAGTCCCACATGATGGTTACATTTTCATCATTGTTTCtaatatttgttctttgacctacttgATCTATAGCATTACATGATGTAGTATCCATTTTAGACTTGGGAAGGAGAGCTAAGGCACTTGATAATGAAGTCAGGATCTTGACAAGTGAAaacattgaactgaattaaataagATAAGATTCAATAGAGATAAATGCAGTCTTAGACTTAGGTTTAAAAAATCAGCCTAGCAAATACATGTTTGGGGAGGTAAGGTCAGATAGCACTTGATCGGAAAAAGATCTGGGGGATTTTTAATGGATTACAAGCTCAATGGGAGATCTTGGGTTTCATAGAGAGGCTTAGCTAATAGGAAAAAGATGACAGTCCTGCTGCACCCCACCCTAGTTAGACCACATCTGGTACGTTGTGTACAGCTCTGGATGTCCTGATTTAGGAATGATATTGATCTGACAGCTTCCAGAAAAGGGATATGACGATAACGAAGAGCTTTGAGTTCATACCACATGAAGAGAGGTTTAAGGAACTGGAAGTGtttatcttaaaggaaaagaagaaccaGGATAGACAAGATAGTTTTTAtcaagtatttggagggctgtAGAATATGGAGTAGCGACTAGGTTTGCACTATTTGATCCTAGTGGATATTACCAGGAGCAATAGGAGGCAGTTGCAGAGTCAATTTTAGACTCAATGTCAGGAAAAGTGCCCTGACAATTAGAGTTATCTGTAGGTGGGATAAATTGCCTAAAGAGATAGTGAGTTCCCTCTTTTTATTGGTTTTCAAAAGAATGACTATGTGGTTTAAAAGGATTTGGGGGTCAGGAAATAAGTTGAACAAGATGGTCCTTGGAGTTCCTTTCTctccaaaattctatgattccaatAAAGTCCAAAACCTTGTTTTCAAATTTCCTTTATTAATTTCCATTGCATTGTGATCTACATAGGATACGTCTAGGGTTTAtgcctttctgcatttatttttattgtcttttatttatttttataagccTTTATTGTCTCTGCTTTCCATTGCCCCATGCCCcaacaagcaatttttaaaaatcttcacagtaaatatgcatagtctagaaaaataaatttccacattggctatGTACACTCATGTGTCAGCCTGGATTTCAAATCCTTTATCTCTCTGGCAAGAGATGAGTAGTATGATTCATATTTAGTTCTCTGTGTTTTCATGTTGTTTGCCATTGCATTAATCGGAAtaataaagtctttcaaaattgtttttctatatGACATAGTCACTATGTAAATGCTCTCCTACTTATACttatttggttggttgttgtcctttgttctctaagaggatcaaaatgacattactatgataaagtcaagtttcagtgtatctgactgaCTGGTCAGACCACtatgagtttggaatgctctaccacagatcaggcacaaatagggTGGCTAGTCtcaatttgcacatcctgtgcttcctttgagctgtttcaattctgctttgctcatagagcacagctccTTCTCTGATGTCAGCACACCATGAGGAACGGTCCTGTGCCaacatctcccatgtcacataatcaattccaaagttcttgagagagaccttgacagtgtccttgtattgcttcttctgaccaccatgtgactgcttgccctgtgtgagaaaacacaggtgctccatcagccaccaccacaccatctatacatggaaccattggttacaacaaatggagaagttttgaatgctgtggataagttcgcttaccttggtagcgtacttaccagggatgtacacattgataatgaggttgaaacacgcattgccagagctagctcagtgttgggaagctctgaaggaaagtgtgggagaggagaggtattagactgactatcacacggaaggtctacagagctgttgtggtGACCttattgttatatgcctgtgaaacctggacagtctaccagcgccatgccaggaaactgaattgcttccatgtGAATTATCTTAGGAATTAGGATTCTGAAGATcccttggcaggataaggtaccagacactgaggtccttgctcgaactaaactgccaagcattcaagctatgtttcagagagtgcaactccagtgGGCTGTTCAATTGTAAAACATACGCTTGCTAAAAGACTGTATTTACTTGATTGTGCAACAGATCATGGacatcttcccagtttcctctgaaactgtccatttcatcatttcttatggcacagtaatatttcatggTGTTCACTTACAGCAATTTGTCTAGCTATTTCCCAGCAGTTTTCCTTATTCCAGTTTGAGGCTATTATGGAAAGAGCTACTGTAAACattttttatacatgtaggttgttttcatctttctttgatgtttttggGATATGTCTCagagtggtattgctgggacaAATTGCATATGCTCTGCTACTGACTTTTTACTCGTAATTCCAGTTTGCTTTTCAGAATAACTATAATAATTCACAGcttcactaacaatgcattaatttgttttcccatatttttctcacatttcctccaatatttgccattttcttttgagGAGATCTAACTTTGTCCATCTAATCGGTGTGATACAAAACCATGgaattgatttaatttgcatttctctactagCTAGCTATttggactatttttaaaaaatagttattagTAGCTTGGATTTTATCCTTTGAAAATTTCCTATtgatattctttgactatttatctgttggggaatatcttttagtcttataaatttgaaccaAATCTTTATTTATCTTGAAGATGAGACGTTCATTAGAGAAACTTACTGCAGAaatccctgccccccccccccccgccccggtaCCTGTTTTCATCCTAATTTTAAGTGTATCAGATttatttgtggggaaaaaaatttcattttaaataatcaaaactgtttattttagttttccattatttttaaaaataattttaatttatttattgtaacattttgagttccaaaatctctcccttcctccagttcttccccacccattgtgaaggcaagcaatcagttacacatgtgaaatcatacaaaattcATACAAAACAgaattccatattagccatgtttaaaaaaaaaccaaaaataaactgagaagaatatgcttcaatctatactcagagttcatcatttctt harbors:
- the CD70 gene encoding CD70 antigen; translation: MASGDSRKKLRIYFRCSLVGFVAGLCAGFLVSSLVCYFLYRPLSKVHSETENNTFREKQGGNKEVIHTAHLLLNYTGSRQDNTLQWQGGPSLGRSFIYGFTLVQGSLQILRSGIYGIYVQVTLAKCIQPRGQGIELKEVMIIGILSAQGRHSSLLRRHFQGRCSLSASLQVNLSYQDTLYVNLTYPIVPSPNGDETFFGASWLCPPPPAEY